A genomic window from Nosocomiicoccus massiliensis includes:
- a CDS encoding DUF2382 domain-containing protein, which yields MSFVQGSYNSSEEALEAVKGLKAEGYREDQIRLVANESTRDTFVNNSGVDVTSAEGANGVNHEDESFWDKIVNAFTVEDDYEHRVGQDGDVLADYRSDIDAGKVLVVVDGERGNVSEANAVDGAAPVGGAYEDRDVNDRSRVADADTQNVELKEEQLDVNKREVESGQVNVSKNVVEDRESIDVPVEHDEVVIERHKVEDGREAKDGDFHDEDYSIPLTEEQVDVDKKSVVTEEVEVGKRRVTDTEHFEDNVRREELDVQTDGNVNVEKDQDRFDR from the coding sequence ATGAGTTTTGTACAAGGAAGTTATAATTCATCAGAAGAAGCATTAGAAGCAGTTAAAGGGTTAAAAGCAGAAGGTTACAGAGAAGACCAAATTAGATTAGTAGCAAACGAATCAACACGTGATACATTTGTAAATAATTCAGGTGTAGACGTTACTTCAGCAGAAGGAGCAAATGGTGTAAACCATGAAGACGAGTCATTCTGGGACAAAATTGTAAATGCATTTACAGTTGAAGATGACTATGAACATCGTGTTGGACAAGACGGCGATGTGTTAGCAGATTACCGTTCAGATATTGATGCAGGTAAGGTGCTCGTTGTAGTAGACGGTGAACGTGGAAATGTTTCAGAAGCTAACGCAGTAGATGGCGCAGCACCAGTTGGTGGTGCTTATGAAGATAGAGACGTGAATGACCGTAGCCGCGTAGCAGACGCTGACACACAAAATGTAGAATTAAAAGAAGAGCAACTTGACGTTAATAAACGTGAAGTTGAAAGTGGTCAAGTAAACGTTTCTAAAAACGTAGTTGAAGACAGAGAGTCAATTGACGTTCCAGTTGAACATGACGAAGTTGTAATTGAACGCCATAAAGTTGAAGACGGTAGAGAAGCTAAAGATGGAGACTTCCATGACGAAGATTACTCTATTCCATTAACAGAAGAACAAGTAGACGTTGATAAAAAATCAGTAGTCACTGAAGAAGTAGAAGTAGGTAAACGTCGTGTTACAGATACTGAACACTTTGAAGACAACGTTAGACGTGAAGAACTAGACGTTCAAACGGATGGTAATGTTAATGTAGAAAAAGACCAAGATAGATTTGATAGATAA
- a CDS encoding STM3941 family protein, which yields MGEIVIKKSKKKVTMLILFSIAFIGLSVFILLYGLNKESLLLSIIGGAGIGFSIAGLIATIKMYRSGDTLLVINDKGFYDYSSLMATNDQLIEWSEVSQIQHAEMSGQQFVNVQLKNPDETLRNLSDFAKKMAKANENMGLPGINVNANIAVGYDATELVELMNSYLKQANN from the coding sequence ATGGGAGAAATTGTCATTAAAAAGAGCAAAAAGAAAGTAACGATGCTAATTTTATTCTCGATTGCCTTTATCGGTCTAAGCGTATTTATACTGCTCTATGGTTTAAATAAAGAAAGCTTATTACTATCCATCATCGGTGGAGCAGGAATTGGTTTTTCTATCGCGGGTCTAATTGCTACGATTAAAATGTACCGTTCAGGAGATACGTTACTCGTTATTAACGACAAAGGATTTTACGATTATTCATCACTCATGGCGACAAATGATCAGTTAATTGAATGGAGTGAAGTCAGTCAAATTCAACATGCTGAAATGAGCGGACAGCAATTCGTGAATGTTCAATTAAAAAATCCAGATGAGACACTACGCAATCTGTCAGATTTTGCTAAAAAGATGGCAAAAGCAAACGAAAATATGGGCTTGCCAGGAATTAACGTAAACGCAAATATCGCAGTCGGGTACGATGCAACAGAATTAGTCGAACTCATGAATAGTTACTTAAAACAAGCGAATAATTAA
- a CDS encoding ABC transporter ATP-binding protein: MSILEIKNVSYQYKSGKGKVLSNVTETFEKGKFYAIVGKSGSGKSTLLSLLAGLDEPTSGQILFDGEDIKNAGYTKHRKDHISLVFQNYNLIDYLSPLENIRLVNKAASPDILLALGLGPNEVKRNVLKLSGGQQQRVAIARALVSKAPIILADEPTGNLDDNTALDIIEVLKELAIKRDKCVIVVTHSQAVAKAADVVLELKQKTLQLVDREVRK, from the coding sequence ATGAGCATATTAGAGATAAAAAACGTATCGTATCAATATAAAAGCGGTAAAGGAAAAGTATTATCGAATGTAACTGAAACATTTGAGAAAGGTAAATTTTACGCAATTGTCGGTAAATCTGGATCTGGTAAGTCGACGTTACTATCACTTCTTGCTGGGCTCGATGAACCGACGAGTGGACAAATATTATTTGACGGTGAAGATATTAAAAATGCCGGGTACACAAAGCATAGAAAAGATCATATATCGTTAGTGTTTCAAAATTATAATTTAATCGATTATTTATCTCCACTAGAAAATATTCGTTTAGTAAACAAAGCAGCGTCACCAGACATATTATTAGCGCTTGGTCTTGGTCCAAATGAAGTGAAAAGAAACGTCTTAAAACTTTCCGGTGGTCAGCAACAACGTGTAGCGATTGCACGTGCGCTAGTATCGAAAGCTCCGATAATATTAGCAGATGAACCAACTGGGAACTTAGATGACAATACAGCGTTAGATATTATCGAAGTACTAAAAGAACTCGCAATCAAAAGAGATAAGTGTGTCATCGTTGTTACACATAGTCAAGCAGTCGCAAAAGCAGCAGACGTCGTATTAGAACTGAAACAAAAAACACTTCAACTTGTCGATAGGGAGGTAAGAAAATGA
- a CDS encoding 5-methyltetrahydropteroyltriglutamate--homocysteine S-methyltransferase — protein sequence MFNMTKGPFKADHVGSLLRPERIHNARKDFKAGNISKEELFKIETEEIEKVVDKQIEVGLKAVTDGEFRRRFWHTDFLEQLNGVEGYEPEQGYTFVGEVTEAWNIRNNGKISFNKNHPHVEEFKLFKKIVNGRAVAKQTIPSPNQLFNEGIRDKSIYPDIKDYADDIIKTYQDAVKAFYDAGCRYLQFDDVYIAGLNAEDYLWGDTELSRQEAIDLALYVVNSILEVKPDDLVITTHLCRGNYRSKYAFEGSYAKIAPTLFKKEKVDGFFLEYDDDKSGDFKPLDYIPNDGPKVVLGLFTSKHGELEDKETIKERIKEASQFIPKSQICLSPQCGFASTHHGNLLTEEEQWNKLRYIVELAEELLVEGE from the coding sequence ATGTTTAATATGACAAAAGGACCATTCAAAGCAGATCACGTAGGAAGTTTACTTAGACCAGAACGTATTCATAACGCACGAAAAGATTTTAAAGCAGGCAATATTTCTAAAGAAGAATTATTTAAAATAGAAACAGAAGAAATTGAAAAAGTTGTCGATAAACAAATCGAAGTAGGGTTAAAAGCAGTCACAGATGGAGAATTCAGAAGACGATTTTGGCACACAGACTTTTTAGAACAATTAAATGGTGTTGAAGGGTACGAGCCAGAACAAGGATACACGTTCGTCGGTGAAGTTACAGAAGCGTGGAACATTCGAAATAACGGTAAAATTTCGTTTAACAAAAACCACCCTCACGTCGAAGAGTTTAAATTGTTTAAGAAAATAGTAAACGGACGTGCAGTCGCAAAACAAACGATCCCAAGCCCGAACCAACTATTTAACGAGGGTATTCGTGATAAGTCTATCTACCCAGACATTAAAGATTATGCAGACGATATTATTAAAACTTATCAAGATGCAGTCAAAGCATTTTACGATGCAGGATGCCGATACTTACAATTTGATGATGTGTACATTGCAGGACTGAATGCAGAAGATTACTTATGGGGAGATACTGAATTAAGTCGACAAGAAGCAATTGATCTAGCGCTATATGTCGTGAACTCTATTTTAGAAGTAAAACCAGATGATCTCGTCATCACAACGCATCTATGCCGTGGTAACTACCGTTCAAAATACGCATTCGAAGGCAGTTATGCAAAAATCGCACCGACATTATTTAAAAAAGAGAAAGTCGATGGATTCTTCTTAGAATATGATGATGACAAATCCGGAGACTTTAAACCACTAGATTATATTCCGAACGATGGTCCAAAAGTAGTGCTTGGATTATTTACCTCTAAACACGGTGAACTTGAAGACAAAGAAACAATAAAAGAAAGAATCAAAGAAGCGAGTCAATTTATACCGAAATCACAAATTTGCTTATCACCGCAATGCGGTTTCGCTTCAACGCACCATGGTAATTTACTCACTGAAGAAGAACAGTGGAACAAACTTCGTTACATTGTAGAGCTAGCAGAAGAACTACTTGTTGAGGGAGAATAA
- a CDS encoding GTP-binding protein codes for MKRIPVTILSGYLGAGKTTLMNHILNNTEGLKVAVLVNDMSEINIDADLIANGSSLSRTDEKFVELSNGCICCTLREDLLVEIEKLSKQDIDYILIESTGISEPVPVAQTFSYVDEALGIDLTKTTYIDTMVTVVDAYRFWNDYNSGETLLDRQEGMSEVDEREVSDLLIDQIEFCDIIILNKTDLVSEDELSQLKRTIRTLQPEAEIIETVNAEVPLEKVLNTGRFDYEKAASSAGWLRELEMGHENHTPETEEYGISSFVYKRTLPFNAKRFDDFLQEMPENIVRAKGLAWLASRNDFAIMVSQAGRSVGIEPVSYWVAAMPTETRRQILAENREMAQTWDPEYGDRRNELVFIGIDLDKEAITKQLDECLINAEEMEQDWNTLEDPYPWQIA; via the coding sequence ATGAAAAGAATACCAGTAACAATACTTAGTGGATACCTTGGTGCAGGTAAGACAACGTTAATGAACCACATTTTAAACAATACAGAAGGCTTAAAAGTAGCAGTACTCGTAAACGATATGAGTGAAATTAATATCGATGCAGACTTAATTGCGAATGGAAGTAGCTTAAGTCGTACAGATGAAAAGTTTGTAGAACTTTCTAACGGATGTATTTGTTGTACATTACGCGAGGACTTACTCGTAGAAATTGAGAAGTTATCTAAACAAGATATCGACTACATTTTAATCGAATCTACAGGAATCAGTGAGCCTGTCCCAGTTGCACAGACGTTTTCATATGTCGATGAAGCGCTCGGTATCGACTTAACAAAAACGACTTACATCGATACGATGGTCACAGTAGTAGACGCATATCGATTCTGGAATGACTATAATTCAGGAGAAACCCTACTTGATCGTCAAGAAGGAATGAGTGAAGTCGATGAACGTGAAGTGAGTGATTTACTCATTGACCAAATCGAGTTTTGTGACATTATTATTTTAAATAAAACAGATTTAGTATCTGAAGATGAGTTATCACAATTAAAACGAACAATTCGTACGTTACAGCCTGAAGCAGAAATTATCGAAACAGTGAATGCAGAAGTACCACTAGAAAAAGTATTAAATACCGGACGTTTTGACTATGAAAAAGCAGCATCATCCGCAGGATGGTTAAGAGAGCTTGAAATGGGACATGAAAACCATACACCAGAAACAGAAGAATACGGTATTTCAAGTTTCGTATATAAACGCACATTACCATTCAACGCAAAACGCTTTGACGACTTCTTACAAGAAATGCCAGAAAACATCGTACGTGCAAAAGGACTCGCATGGCTCGCGTCAAGAAATGACTTTGCAATCATGGTATCACAAGCAGGTAGAAGTGTTGGAATCGAACCAGTGAGCTACTGGGTAGCAGCGATGCCTACAGAAACACGCCGTCAAATATTAGCAGAAAATAGAGAAATGGCACAAACGTGGGATCCAGAATACGGAGACAGAAGAAATGAACTCGTATTCATTGGAATCGACTTAGACAAAGAAGCAATCACAAAACAATTAGATGAATGTCTAATCAACGCAGAAGAAATGGAACAAGACTGGAACACATTAGAAGATCCATATCCATGGCAGATTGCATAA
- a CDS encoding ABC transporter permease, protein MLRNAWVYVTRKMRRTVILLLILAVVLSCLYSCLNFLYTTNQLKSSLEKSSRSSLVVMKKDGGDFLRSEFDSVEGDQEIVSKYKGLAKPKGLKVIEAAQTVMREDLPSEFRKVLAFEAVQDVKRHELFQSGAFTIEAGENLKENDENGILIHEALAKENNLKVNDEIQLEMFETNSEKAHEPYTFKIKGIFSGKKQEQYTGLTSDFSENTVFMNYKTSQRALGLEDDHIVNELEMFTKEPAKLKETLEKSSVLSAEFYFEEKNDPFKDVIESYGSINDMIKLMAYSILVGGVLVLSLVLTFFIRERIYEIAILLSIGVSKFKVIMQFLAELFIISIPALVLSFIFSYFVVGKIIENQLVQSELQIEMTYQLSTFVMSYGLLVVIIVISIVIASLMILVKTPKELLSKIS, encoded by the coding sequence ATGTTAAGGAATGCATGGGTGTATGTTACGAGAAAGATGAGACGGACGGTGATTTTGCTTTTAATTTTAGCGGTCGTTCTCTCTTGTTTATATTCTTGTTTGAACTTTTTATATACGACAAATCAATTGAAGTCGTCTCTTGAAAAGTCATCTCGCTCTTCTCTAGTGGTGATGAAAAAAGACGGCGGTGATTTTTTAAGATCAGAGTTTGATTCTGTAGAAGGTGATCAAGAGATTGTTTCTAAATATAAAGGGCTTGCGAAACCTAAAGGTTTAAAAGTTATTGAAGCTGCTCAGACGGTGATGCGAGAGGATTTACCGAGTGAGTTTAGAAAGGTGCTCGCTTTTGAAGCGGTTCAGGATGTGAAACGTCATGAGTTATTCCAAAGTGGTGCGTTTACTATTGAAGCGGGTGAAAATTTAAAAGAGAACGATGAGAATGGTATTTTAATCCACGAAGCACTTGCGAAAGAAAACAACTTAAAAGTGAATGATGAGATTCAGTTAGAAATGTTTGAAACGAACAGTGAGAAAGCACATGAACCATACACGTTCAAAATTAAAGGGATTTTTTCTGGTAAAAAACAAGAACAATATACAGGTTTAACATCTGATTTTAGTGAAAACACAGTGTTTATGAATTACAAAACAAGTCAGCGTGCACTTGGCCTAGAGGACGATCATATAGTGAACGAATTAGAGATGTTCACAAAAGAACCAGCAAAGTTAAAAGAAACGTTAGAAAAGTCGAGTGTGCTTAGTGCGGAGTTTTACTTTGAAGAAAAAAACGATCCATTTAAAGATGTGATTGAATCTTACGGAAGTATAAATGACATGATTAAGCTTATGGCGTATTCGATATTAGTCGGTGGAGTTTTAGTGTTATCACTCGTACTCACATTCTTTATCAGAGAACGCATATACGAAATTGCGATTTTACTTTCGATTGGTGTGAGTAAGTTTAAAGTTATTATGCAGTTTTTAGCAGAACTTTTTATTATATCTATACCGGCACTCGTATTGTCGTTTATCTTTAGCTATTTTGTTGTAGGGAAAATTATTGAGAATCAGTTAGTACAGAGTGAACTACAAATAGAAATGACGTATCAGTTATCTACATTTGTAATGAGTTATGGATTACTCGTTGTCATTATCGTGATATCTATAGTTATCGCATCGTTAATGATTCTCGTTAAAACGCCAAAAGAGCTATTATCAAAAATTAGTTAG
- a CDS encoding ABC transporter permease: MIKNAFHYVTRKKLKSLIIMSVILIMTTLSLIGLSIKDSTEKASEETFGNVMNSFIMEINRQVNPGTPRGGGNIKGEDIKKISEVKSIDHYVKRINSVADLADHDIIETPETKVDPSSDRAKYFKRTVMLTGVNDSSKETKFVSESYKLVEGEHLKDGDVSKVILHKELAEKNNLKVGDTIKIKSNVYDADNEKGADETVEAEIIGLFDGENNGPVTAPQELYQNTIMTDLNTAAKVYGNTEDTAVYQDATFFVKGDTSLETVVKDLEKLDINWSMYSLVKSTSNFPALEESISNISSIANTLFIGSLIFAGVIVSLLLFLWMNARKKEIAILLSLGISKGQILMQLIFEVIFISIPAFIASTIIAKYTAQIFGEKILSKVSGDIQKQIESQSSSSQLGGGAEVDGFNRTLTHLDVNILTESIVYVVIFMSIVLLVSVIIASINILKKNPKELLIDTK, encoded by the coding sequence ATGATAAAAAACGCCTTTCATTATGTGACGAGAAAGAAATTAAAAAGTTTAATTATAATGAGTGTCATTTTAATAATGACGACACTATCTTTAATTGGTTTATCTATTAAAGATTCTACTGAAAAAGCATCTGAAGAGACGTTTGGAAACGTCATGAATAGTTTTATTATGGAAATTAACCGACAAGTGAACCCAGGTACACCTAGAGGTGGGGGTAATATTAAAGGCGAAGATATTAAGAAGATATCAGAAGTAAAAAGTATCGATCACTACGTTAAAAGAATTAACAGTGTCGCAGACTTAGCAGACCATGATATTATCGAAACGCCTGAAACAAAAGTCGATCCGTCGAGTGACCGTGCAAAATACTTTAAGCGTACAGTCATGTTAACAGGGGTAAATGATTCATCTAAAGAAACTAAATTCGTATCTGAAAGTTATAAACTTGTTGAAGGTGAGCATTTAAAAGATGGAGACGTGAGTAAAGTCATCCTTCATAAAGAACTCGCTGAAAAGAATAATCTAAAAGTCGGAGATACAATTAAAATTAAATCTAACGTGTATGATGCGGATAACGAAAAAGGCGCTGATGAAACTGTAGAAGCGGAAATCATCGGATTGTTTGATGGAGAGAACAACGGACCAGTAACAGCACCACAAGAGTTATATCAAAACACGATTATGACAGATTTAAATACAGCAGCTAAAGTGTACGGAAATACTGAAGACACTGCAGTATATCAAGATGCGACATTCTTTGTTAAAGGGGATACGAGTTTAGAAACGGTCGTTAAAGACCTTGAAAAACTCGACATCAACTGGAGTATGTATAGTTTAGTTAAGAGTACGTCAAACTTCCCAGCGTTAGAAGAGTCAATCTCAAATATTAGCAGCATTGCGAACACGTTGTTTATCGGTTCACTTATATTTGCTGGTGTCATCGTGTCATTACTATTATTCTTATGGATGAACGCGAGAAAAAAAGAAATTGCGATACTATTATCGTTAGGAATTTCTAAAGGTCAAATACTAATGCAACTTATTTTTGAAGTGATATTTATATCAATCCCTGCATTTATTGCCTCAACGATTATCGCAAAATACACAGCTCAAATATTCGGAGAAAAAATCTTAAGTAAAGTATCTGGCGATATCCAAAAACAAATCGAGTCACAGTCATCATCTAGTCAGTTAGGTGGCGGTGCGGAAGTAGATGGATTTAATAGAACTTTAACGCATTTAGATGTTAATATATTAACTGAATCAATCGTTTACGTCGTAATCTTTATGTCTATCGTTTTACTCGTATCAGTCATCATTGCTTCTATAAATATTCTTAAAAAGAACCCGAAAGAGCTGCTTATAGATACGAAATAA
- a CDS encoding sensor histidine kinase, with protein MKIFPKMFIQIFSVLLVVTLLIHLFVFLVFPKPYLESRKDEIYRKAEEISANLNGESLYYVQESLNFYSENSEIKVIIKGNHNNNAVEINKDVGIDPTSSNNSLIIEERTITLNSGENLDVQFISTADMQKDARDLSFKFLPYSLLLSLIVSVIVALVYAKFIKNNIEEIKSVTDDMMLLDKSASLAVTSNDEIGDLKRQINELYFTLLQSIDDLEVKNKEILKLEALKYDFYRGASHELKTPLASLKIILENMQYNIGKYRDRDKYIANCIEITDELSQNITQILSLSSVDHLKEDEAEILINDVLQNVLDNYRVISKQKNITISNRVEDETIYINHQALTMIMSNLVSNAVKYTDDHGEINIGVDNDWFFIENTYKNVKALNTDGIFDVKFDINKKTSNGLGLYIVSSLLDNYNKQYKVETTDKSFIFKIKING; from the coding sequence ATGAAGATATTTCCTAAAATGTTTATACAAATCTTTTCAGTTCTATTAGTCGTTACGTTACTCATTCATCTATTTGTCTTTTTAGTTTTCCCCAAGCCGTATTTAGAAAGTAGAAAAGATGAAATTTATCGTAAAGCAGAAGAGATATCAGCAAACTTAAATGGAGAGTCACTATACTATGTTCAAGAATCATTAAATTTCTATTCGGAGAATAGTGAAATTAAAGTCATTATAAAAGGCAACCACAATAATAATGCTGTAGAGATTAACAAAGACGTTGGCATCGATCCGACGAGTAGTAATAACTCACTTATCATCGAAGAGCGTACAATTACTTTAAATAGTGGTGAAAATCTAGACGTTCAGTTTATATCAACAGCAGATATGCAAAAGGATGCGAGAGATTTAAGCTTTAAATTTCTACCGTATTCACTACTGTTATCATTAATCGTATCTGTTATCGTTGCGCTCGTTTATGCAAAGTTTATTAAAAATAATATCGAAGAAATAAAATCTGTAACAGACGATATGATGTTGCTCGATAAAAGTGCATCGTTAGCAGTTACGTCAAACGATGAAATCGGAGATTTAAAAAGACAAATTAACGAATTGTATTTTACGCTGCTACAGTCGATAGACGATTTAGAAGTTAAAAACAAAGAAATTTTAAAATTAGAAGCGTTAAAGTATGACTTTTATAGAGGCGCATCTCATGAGTTAAAAACACCACTTGCAAGTCTAAAAATTATACTCGAGAATATGCAGTATAACATCGGGAAATACAGAGATAGAGATAAATATATCGCGAATTGTATTGAAATTACAGATGAACTTTCACAAAACATCACGCAAATTTTATCGTTGTCATCTGTCGATCATTTAAAGGAAGATGAAGCGGAAATTCTAATTAACGACGTCTTACAAAACGTTTTAGATAATTATCGTGTGATTTCAAAACAAAAAAATATTACAATTAGTAATCGAGTAGAAGACGAGACGATATATATTAACCATCAGGCGTTAACAATGATTATGTCGAACTTAGTGAGTAACGCAGTCAAATATACCGACGATCACGGTGAGATTAATATCGGTGTCGATAATGACTGGTTCTTTATCGAAAATACGTATAAAAATGTTAAAGCGCTAAATACTGACGGGATATTTGATGTGAAATTTGATATCAACAAGAAGACGAGTAATGGACTCGGCTTATATATCGTGAGTAGTTTATTAGATAATTACAATAAGCAATATAAAGTTGAAACGACAGACAAATCATTTATTTTTAAAATCAAAATTAACGGATAA
- a CDS encoding response regulator transcription factor, protein MKVLIVEDDKIIREGIAEYLSEFGYTVIEAEDGGVALQLFNRDIKLVILDIQLPVMNGLDVLKEIRKVSTLPVLMLTAFNDEVYKIDAFTHFADGYIEKPFSLPVLKVRVDALIKKHYSNVESFEYRDTEVNFTSYTATVNGEPVDVNPKELEILKCLLINEGNALTRSQILDNVWKDTDDAPYDRVIDVYIKELRKKLQLDCIKTIRNVGYRLERQ, encoded by the coding sequence ATGAAAGTACTCATTGTTGAAGATGACAAAATAATAAGAGAAGGCATCGCAGAGTATTTATCTGAATTTGGCTACACTGTGATAGAAGCTGAAGATGGTGGAGTAGCTCTACAATTATTTAACCGTGATATAAAGCTCGTTATACTAGACATCCAACTTCCAGTCATGAACGGCTTAGACGTGTTAAAAGAAATTAGAAAAGTGAGCACGTTACCTGTCTTGATGTTAACAGCTTTTAACGATGAAGTGTATAAGATCGATGCGTTTACACATTTTGCAGATGGCTATATCGAAAAACCATTCTCCTTACCTGTATTAAAAGTAAGAGTCGATGCGCTCATTAAAAAACATTATAGTAACGTAGAAAGTTTTGAGTATCGTGATACAGAAGTGAATTTCACAAGTTACACAGCGACAGTGAACGGTGAGCCAGTTGACGTGAATCCGAAAGAATTAGAGATATTAAAGTGTTTACTCATCAATGAAGGTAATGCATTAACGCGGTCGCAAATATTAGATAACGTATGGAAAGATACCGACGACGCACCATATGACCGCGTGATTGATGTGTACATTAAAGAGTTACGAAAGAAACTACAGCTCGACTGTATTAAAACAATACGTAATGTCGGCTATAGACTGGAGAGACAATAA